One Curtobacterium sp. MCLR17_032 genomic window carries:
- a CDS encoding MFS transporter, which translates to MSSVIESPATGSTATAPAPRGRRAHTRRRHGFGFWAVAFAFTAVMAFATVPAPLYVIYQARDGFPTFTTTIVFAAYGLGVVGSLWLAGHLSDVHGRRPLILVSIAIELVAAVLFLVWNDVSGLIVARLVTGLGVGTLTATATAHLGELKVRATGDESSAKGASVAAGVVNLGGLSLGALIGGALAEFVGQPLMVPYVVFVVALVIAFVVVLAVPETVDRPTEPVPYHPQRLRAPEGQSAAFWAAGTGAFAALAVQGLFTSVAPTFLGTTFHVTDRLAAGATTFGVFAASALSQVVFAKLPQRTQIRLGVVLLVGGLAVLAVSAVVLQVAGFIGGGVVAGAGVGLLFRASIGSAGALVGPEERGGVLAATFLIAYAGLTVPVVAVGAALLVLPTLPVLIGYVVLVAALAVFAGARLAARA; encoded by the coding sequence ATGTCATCCGTCATCGAATCCCCGGCGACCGGCTCGACGGCCACCGCTCCGGCCCCTCGCGGCCGTCGTGCGCACACCCGTCGGCGCCACGGCTTCGGCTTCTGGGCCGTCGCCTTCGCGTTCACCGCGGTGATGGCCTTCGCGACCGTCCCTGCGCCGCTCTACGTCATCTACCAGGCGCGCGACGGCTTCCCCACCTTCACGACGACGATCGTCTTCGCCGCCTACGGCCTCGGCGTCGTCGGGTCCCTCTGGCTCGCCGGACACCTCAGCGACGTGCACGGTCGCCGGCCGCTGATCCTCGTCTCGATCGCCATCGAGCTCGTGGCCGCCGTGCTGTTCCTCGTCTGGAACGACGTCAGCGGTCTGATCGTCGCGCGGCTCGTCACCGGGCTCGGCGTCGGTACCCTGACCGCCACGGCGACCGCACACCTCGGGGAGCTCAAGGTCCGGGCGACCGGTGACGAGTCCTCCGCCAAGGGTGCGAGCGTCGCCGCGGGGGTCGTCAACCTCGGCGGGCTGTCGCTCGGAGCCCTGATCGGCGGTGCGCTGGCCGAGTTCGTCGGGCAGCCGCTGATGGTGCCGTACGTGGTGTTCGTCGTCGCCCTCGTGATCGCGTTCGTGGTCGTCCTCGCCGTCCCCGAGACCGTCGACCGCCCGACCGAACCGGTGCCGTACCACCCGCAGCGGCTGCGGGCCCCGGAGGGTCAGAGCGCCGCGTTCTGGGCCGCCGGCACCGGAGCCTTCGCCGCTCTCGCCGTGCAGGGGCTCTTCACCTCGGTCGCGCCGACGTTCCTCGGCACCACCTTCCACGTGACCGACCGGCTGGCCGCCGGCGCGACGACGTTCGGTGTCTTCGCCGCGAGTGCGCTGTCCCAGGTCGTGTTCGCGAAGCTGCCGCAGCGCACTCAGATCCGCCTGGGTGTCGTCCTGCTCGTCGGTGGCCTCGCGGTCCTGGCGGTGTCCGCGGTGGTCCTCCAGGTCGCCGGCTTCATCGGCGGCGGTGTGGTCGCGGGTGCCGGCGTCGGGCTCCTCTTCCGCGCCTCGATCGGCAGCGCCGGTGCGCTCGTCGGACCGGAGGAACGTGGTGGGGTCCTCGCCGCCACCTTCCTCATCGCGTACGCCGGGCTCACCGTCCCGGTCGTCGCCGTGGGTGCGGCGTTGCTCGTGCTGCCCACCCTGCCGGTCCTCATCGGGTACGTCGTGCTGGTCGCCGCGCTCGCGGTCTTCGCCGGAGCGCGCCTGGCCGCACGCGCCTGA
- a CDS encoding cation diffusion facilitator family transporter, whose product MGHDHGHSHGHASERALLIAFCISAGILLAEVVGAVVTGSLALLVDAGHMVVDTGGLGIGLVATRLARRTPTARRTWGYQRAEVLGATAQAAILLAVGVYVVISAVQRLFVPEEIEAGPLLVFGFVGLIGNLVAFAVLVRASGEGFTSRAARLEVLNDTLGSVAVIAAAVVLFLTGWQRADSVAALLIGLLIMPRAVKLLRETADVLLEATPRGLDLDAVRGHILQLDHVIAVHDLHATLVSTGVPNLTAHVVVDDHCFTTAHAPAILDELQQCVAEHFDVPVEHSTFQLEPASHQRHEHEVHV is encoded by the coding sequence ATGGGACACGACCACGGCCACTCGCACGGACACGCGTCCGAGCGGGCGCTGCTGATCGCGTTCTGCATCTCGGCGGGGATCCTGCTGGCCGAGGTGGTCGGTGCGGTCGTCACCGGGTCCCTCGCGCTGCTCGTCGACGCCGGGCACATGGTCGTCGACACCGGCGGACTCGGGATCGGCCTGGTCGCCACCCGACTGGCCCGCCGCACCCCGACAGCCCGACGGACCTGGGGGTACCAGCGCGCCGAGGTCCTGGGTGCCACCGCACAGGCCGCGATCCTGCTGGCGGTCGGCGTCTACGTGGTGATCTCCGCCGTGCAGCGCCTGTTCGTGCCGGAGGAGATCGAGGCCGGCCCCCTCCTGGTCTTCGGCTTCGTCGGGCTGATCGGCAACCTCGTCGCGTTCGCGGTGCTCGTGCGGGCCTCGGGCGAGGGCTTCACCTCGCGGGCGGCCCGGCTCGAGGTGCTCAACGACACCCTCGGCTCGGTCGCCGTCATCGCCGCGGCCGTCGTGCTGTTCCTGACCGGGTGGCAGCGCGCCGACTCGGTCGCGGCACTGCTGATCGGCCTGCTCATCATGCCCCGCGCCGTCAAGCTCCTCCGCGAGACCGCCGACGTCCTGCTCGAGGCGACACCGCGCGGCCTCGACCTGGACGCCGTCCGTGGCCACATCCTGCAGCTCGACCACGTCATCGCCGTGCACGACCTGCACGCGACGCTGGTGTCGACCGGGGTCCCGAACCTGACCGCGCACGTCGTGGTGGACGACCACTGCTTCACGACCGCGCACGCGCCGGCGATCCTCGACGAGCTGCAGCAGTGCGTGGCCGAGCACTTCGACGTGCCGGTCGAGCACTCCACGTTCCAGCTCGAACCCGCGTCGCACCAGCGGCACGAGCACGAGGTGCACGTCTGA
- a CDS encoding DUF4166 domain-containing protein, producing MTRSPYELSASDDVLAALHPRLRAYFGAVPPGHVGRGSGVFAVVGTPRRWLWPVLGVLARDAVVFPVWEHDVPFTVENWPVHVRRGRSGRSGRSGGSTDQEARPAVRAHRTFHFASGDRTMVDAITAEPEGLVDHLGRHGRVSALLAVTVPATGPDAGALRLVSTRVSVHALGREWRLPAALSPRVVLTERFDDDADVQRVSLTLSAVGLGTLYRYEGAFRYSVVPDDV from the coding sequence GTGACCCGGTCGCCGTACGAGCTGAGCGCGTCCGACGACGTCCTGGCGGCCCTGCACCCGAGGCTCCGCGCCTACTTCGGTGCCGTCCCGCCCGGGCACGTCGGCCGGGGCTCCGGCGTGTTCGCCGTCGTCGGGACCCCGCGGCGCTGGCTCTGGCCCGTCCTCGGCGTCCTCGCACGGGATGCGGTGGTGTTCCCGGTGTGGGAGCACGACGTCCCGTTCACGGTCGAGAACTGGCCGGTCCACGTCCGGCGAGGCCGGTCCGGCAGGTCCGGCCGGTCCGGCGGGAGCACCGACCAGGAGGCCCGCCCCGCGGTCCGCGCGCACCGCACCTTCCACTTCGCGAGCGGCGACCGCACCATGGTCGACGCGATCACCGCAGAGCCCGAGGGCCTCGTCGACCACCTCGGCCGGCACGGCCGCGTCAGCGCGCTCCTCGCGGTGACGGTCCCGGCGACCGGACCCGACGCCGGGGCGCTCCGCCTGGTCTCCACGCGGGTGTCGGTGCACGCCCTGGGACGGGAGTGGCGCCTCCCGGCCGCCCTGTCGCCCCGTGTGGTGCTGACGGAACGATTCGATGACGATGCCGACGTGCAGCGCGTGTCCCTGACGCTGTCCGCGGTCGGGCTCGGCACGCTGTACCGGTACGAGGGGGCGTTCCGGTACAGCGTCGTGCCCGACGACGTGTGA
- a CDS encoding DUF1731 domain-containing protein has protein sequence MDEQQQRRVVVAGASGFVGRYLQDAFRAEGYQVVTVGRTGDAVWGNTLRIRELVDGADLVVNMAGKSVNCRYGRRNRAEILRSRVDTTLELAEAIRTAEHPPPLWFNASTATIYRHADDRPQDEVTGELGEGFSVGVARAWEDALFSADLPGTRRVALRMAIVFGDGSALLPLLRLAQAGLGGPQYDGPWFPTRARLAAGTYHHDRHTRGRQRFSWVHIDDVLGAIRFIRDHEDLDGPVNVTSPEPSDNRTVMATLRDAVGRRFGLPTWRWMLELGSFAIRTETELVLKSRWVVPTRLTEAGYEFRYPHLRGALAGIIAERRQHRG, from the coding sequence ATGGACGAACAGCAGCAGCGGCGCGTGGTGGTGGCGGGAGCGAGCGGCTTCGTCGGCCGGTACCTGCAGGACGCCTTCCGCGCCGAGGGGTACCAGGTCGTCACGGTCGGCCGCACCGGCGACGCGGTGTGGGGCAACACCCTGCGGATCCGCGAACTCGTCGACGGCGCCGACCTGGTCGTGAACATGGCCGGCAAGAGCGTGAACTGCCGGTACGGACGGCGGAACCGGGCCGAGATCCTGCGCTCCCGTGTCGACACCACGCTCGAGCTCGCCGAGGCGATCCGGACCGCCGAGCACCCGCCGCCGCTGTGGTTCAACGCGTCGACCGCGACCATCTACCGGCACGCCGACGACCGCCCGCAGGACGAGGTGACCGGCGAGCTCGGCGAGGGCTTCTCGGTCGGGGTCGCCCGCGCGTGGGAGGACGCCCTCTTCAGTGCCGATCTGCCCGGCACCCGGCGTGTGGCGCTGCGGATGGCGATCGTGTTCGGCGACGGCAGCGCACTGCTCCCGCTCCTACGGTTGGCACAGGCCGGACTCGGCGGCCCGCAGTACGACGGGCCGTGGTTCCCGACCCGGGCGCGTCTGGCCGCCGGCACGTACCACCACGACCGGCACACCCGAGGACGGCAGCGGTTCAGCTGGGTGCACATCGACGACGTCCTCGGGGCGATCCGGTTCATCCGCGACCACGAGGACCTCGACGGCCCGGTGAACGTCACGAGCCCGGAGCCCTCCGACAACCGCACGGTGATGGCGACCCTGCGGGACGCCGTCGGACGCCGCTTCGGCCTGCCGACCTGGCGGTGGATGCTCGAACTCGGGTCGTTCGCGATCCGCACCGAGACCGAACTGGTGCTGAAGAGCCGGTGGGTGGTGCCGACGCGGCTGACCGAGGCGGGCTACGAGTTCCGGTACCCGCACCTGCGTGGGGCGCTCGCCGGGATCATCGCGGAACGGCGTCAGCACCGGGGTTGA
- a CDS encoding glycosyltransferase, which yields MATAQVEVEEWNVDGGRSEFVRYGASFGGRLRIERSGPIRVFVGGTSDRDGAVIDRLIHDVAEARDVELVVATGESGPAHVLASGVHYPGWVDQGTFVDLIRDSDVVFLPLRAGTRAAGHMVTVAALECGVPVMTTRSRAMDGYVDGQAVRELDDTEPILPALIRAAQEGRSRGATFFREHWRARHAPETNATSVLAAFARLSEGRARA from the coding sequence GTGGCCACCGCTCAGGTCGAGGTCGAGGAATGGAACGTGGACGGCGGTCGATCGGAGTTCGTCCGGTACGGCGCGTCGTTCGGAGGTCGCCTCCGCATCGAGCGGTCGGGCCCGATCCGGGTGTTCGTCGGTGGCACGTCCGACCGGGACGGCGCCGTCATCGACAGGCTCATTCACGACGTCGCGGAGGCGCGAGACGTCGAGTTGGTGGTGGCCACCGGCGAGTCCGGACCCGCTCATGTGCTCGCGTCCGGCGTGCACTACCCCGGCTGGGTCGATCAGGGCACCTTCGTGGACCTCATCCGCGACAGTGACGTGGTCTTCCTGCCGTTGCGTGCCGGTACACGAGCCGCGGGGCACATGGTGACCGTCGCCGCGCTCGAGTGCGGCGTCCCCGTCATGACGACCCGCTCACGAGCGATGGACGGGTACGTCGATGGGCAGGCGGTTCGAGAGCTCGACGACACCGAGCCGATCCTCCCGGCACTGATCCGAGCGGCGCAGGAGGGGCGGTCGCGCGGGGCCACATTCTTCAGGGAACACTGGCGAGCACGTCACGCTCCGGAAACGAACGCGACGTCGGTCCTCGCCGCGTTCGCGCGCCTGTCAGAGGGCCGTGCGCGAGCGTGA
- a CDS encoding EamA family transporter: MRDDRPVLLRDRILALVVAVAWGLNFPATAIALEHYPPFLLAALRFTLLAIPTLLFVPRPPIPFRWIVLVGATLGVLQFAFLYLGMAAGMPSGLASLVVQASAPFTVLLAGVLLRERLSARQVVGVSVAVAALAVIALHRAQTAALLPVVLVLCGALGWAIGNVATRKAGPVNPLHLTLWWAVVPPIPMAVLSFLVEGPDRIGQALGTAFTADALPADLAVLYIVLAASVVGYGIWSRLMGRYPSSTVAPFSMLVPVVGVLASWAAFGEVPDLVEVLAGAVVVGAVLWSSRPSRRMRRSTGRSTNHHDSVPAASVIATASKTPTLPDAPDERNTAMTTPCQTYTP, from the coding sequence GTGCGGGACGATCGTCCGGTGCTGCTCCGCGACCGCATCCTGGCCCTCGTCGTCGCCGTCGCCTGGGGACTGAACTTCCCCGCGACGGCGATCGCCCTCGAGCACTACCCGCCGTTCCTGCTCGCCGCGCTCCGGTTCACGCTGCTCGCCATCCCGACGCTGCTGTTCGTCCCGCGGCCGCCGATCCCGTTCCGGTGGATCGTCCTGGTCGGCGCGACCCTCGGAGTGCTGCAGTTCGCGTTCCTCTACCTGGGCATGGCGGCCGGCATGCCCTCGGGGTTGGCCTCGCTCGTGGTGCAGGCGTCGGCGCCGTTCACCGTGCTGCTCGCCGGTGTCCTGCTCCGCGAACGCCTCAGCGCGCGGCAGGTGGTCGGCGTCTCGGTCGCGGTGGCGGCCCTCGCCGTGATCGCCCTGCACCGGGCCCAGACCGCCGCGCTGTTGCCCGTCGTGCTCGTGCTCTGCGGTGCCCTCGGCTGGGCGATCGGCAACGTCGCGACCCGCAAGGCCGGACCGGTGAACCCGCTGCACCTCACCCTGTGGTGGGCCGTGGTGCCGCCGATCCCGATGGCGGTCCTGTCGTTCCTGGTCGAGGGACCGGACCGGATCGGGCAGGCGCTCGGCACCGCGTTCACCGCTGACGCGCTGCCCGCCGACCTGGCCGTGCTCTACATCGTGCTGGCGGCGAGCGTCGTCGGCTACGGCATCTGGTCGCGGCTGATGGGCCGGTACCCGTCGAGCACCGTCGCACCGTTCTCGATGCTCGTGCCGGTCGTCGGGGTGCTGGCGTCCTGGGCGGCGTTCGGTGAGGTCCCGGACCTGGTCGAGGTGCTCGCGGGGGCGGTCGTCGTGGGCGCGGTGCTGTGGTCGTCGCGGCCGAGCCGTCGGATGAGGCGGAGCACGGGTCGCTCCACCAACCACCACGACAGCGTTCCGGCGGCGAGTGTCATCGCGACGGCGAGCAAGACGCCGACCCTTCCCGACGCCCCGGACGAGAGGAACACGGCGATGACGACCCCGTGCCAGACGTACACGCCGTAA
- a CDS encoding LysR family transcriptional regulator, giving the protein MVGFDIALLPVLRELAERGSVTAVATATHRTPSAVSQQLRTLQRQAGVPLVERVGRGVRLTEHGRVLAGLATGVATALATVESAWSEHLAGATGTVDLAVFPSAAELLLPGLLTRMRAHPGIALQLSDVDVSEGEFAPLTADHDVVIGHRPDGARGADRRSVETVPLLREPLDVALPLDHPLAGRQRVGIEDVVGATWIGVPEDYPIDRVLTAMAAATDAPPEVAFRTIHLPVIENLVAAGHGIALVPRYTSRTRAPGRFRLATLADVRAGRRIEALVRPDRAVRPAVRVVLEALVAEATSVTS; this is encoded by the coding sequence ATGGTCGGCTTCGACATCGCCCTGCTCCCCGTCCTCCGCGAACTCGCCGAGCGGGGCAGCGTCACCGCGGTGGCGACGGCCACGCACCGGACGCCGAGCGCCGTGTCCCAGCAGCTCCGCACCCTGCAGCGCCAGGCCGGCGTCCCGCTGGTCGAGCGCGTCGGCCGCGGCGTCCGGCTCACCGAGCACGGTCGGGTCCTGGCCGGCCTCGCCACCGGCGTCGCCACCGCCCTGGCGACCGTCGAGTCCGCGTGGAGCGAGCACCTGGCCGGGGCCACCGGCACGGTCGACCTGGCGGTGTTCCCCTCGGCCGCCGAACTGCTGCTGCCCGGCCTGCTCACGCGGATGCGCGCACACCCCGGCATCGCCCTGCAGCTCTCCGACGTCGACGTCAGCGAGGGGGAGTTCGCCCCGCTCACCGCGGACCACGACGTCGTCATCGGTCACCGCCCGGACGGTGCCCGCGGCGCGGACCGCCGGAGCGTCGAGACCGTCCCGCTGCTCCGGGAACCGCTCGACGTCGCCCTGCCGCTCGACCACCCGCTGGCCGGTCGGCAGCGCGTGGGGATCGAGGACGTGGTCGGCGCGACGTGGATCGGCGTGCCGGAGGACTACCCGATCGACCGGGTGCTCACCGCGATGGCCGCCGCGACGGACGCGCCACCCGAGGTCGCCTTCCGCACCATCCACCTGCCCGTGATCGAGAACCTGGTGGCGGCCGGGCACGGCATCGCACTCGTGCCGCGGTACACCTCGCGGACGCGTGCGCCCGGCCGGTTCCGACTGGCGACCCTGGCCGACGTGCGCGCCGGTCGGCGGATCGAGGCCCTCGTCCGCCCCGACCGGGCCGTCCGTCCCGCGGTCCGGGTCGTCCTGGAGGCCCTGGTCGCCGAGGCCACGTCCGTCACCTCCTGA